The Macrococcoides canis genome has a window encoding:
- a CDS encoding DUF669 domain-containing protein translates to MFKFDANNTGFETIEPGEYEVYMNNYTLKQSSTGKDMVVANYTIRPDVEQPAKNQEIRFDNFVVTEKALWRFNSYAKAIGTPDGHDFGDAKGWAQAMLGRAVRVKTSLNDKGYAQVDGFKQTKYPDFAIEPEIKKEVPQTNPFAQATGPIDISDDSMPF, encoded by the coding sequence ATGTTTAAATTTGATGCTAACAATACAGGATTCGAAACTATTGAGCCAGGAGAATATGAAGTATACATGAACAATTATACGCTTAAACAATCAAGTACAGGCAAGGATATGGTAGTTGCCAATTACACAATTCGACCTGACGTTGAACAACCTGCAAAAAATCAAGAAATCAGATTCGACAACTTTGTAGTAACTGAAAAAGCGCTGTGGAGGTTCAACTCTTATGCTAAAGCGATTGGTACACCAGACGGACACGACTTCGGAGATGCTAAAGGTTGGGCACAAGCGATGTTAGGAAGAGCAGTCAGAGTTAAAACTTCTTTAAATGATAAAGGTTATGCGCAAGTTGATGGTTTTAAACAAACTAAATACCCGGATTTCGCTATCGAGCCAGAAATTAAAAAAGAGGTCCCTCAAACTAATCCATTCGCACAAGCGACAGGACCAATCGATATTAGTGATGATTCGATGCCATTCTAA
- a CDS encoding primase alpha helix C-terminal domain-containing protein, which yields MENTQNIIELDHDNSISITIFENEYNTIPVQNTNTTVSFLYTVLSNPKIGPKKSNMCFVGGQVYPKRNNKNTLNRSVLTFDFDEMPPYFNLFEHVRERFMFGFATYSTHNHTEEKPRMRLVIPLDKPYELSPQEYRAAIQYITNDVLELDCLDPASEVLSQVMFLPTCENADTYEFDYVDEEIFILDEVLDKLEVIAEASTESIQSNEYWLDILKGKNEGGRNQSCAQLTGHLLRRFIDPYVAYEIVNMWNERNNPPLPQKELDTTFNSILRTEQIRRNENKVVMSKEPIIRS from the coding sequence GTGGAGAACACACAGAACATTATCGAACTAGATCACGACAACAGTATCAGTATTACGATATTCGAAAATGAGTACAATACAATACCAGTACAGAACACTAATACGACAGTGTCGTTTCTATATACAGTGCTATCTAATCCGAAAATAGGCCCAAAAAAATCAAACATGTGCTTTGTTGGGGGTCAGGTTTACCCGAAACGAAATAATAAGAACACATTGAATCGTTCGGTACTGACGTTCGACTTTGACGAAATGCCACCATACTTTAATTTATTCGAGCATGTAAGAGAACGTTTTATGTTTGGATTCGCAACGTACAGTACACATAATCATACAGAAGAAAAACCTCGTATGAGATTAGTCATACCACTCGATAAACCTTACGAGTTATCTCCGCAGGAATATCGTGCAGCAATTCAATACATCACAAATGATGTACTTGAACTTGACTGCTTAGACCCAGCGAGCGAAGTGTTATCACAGGTTATGTTCTTACCAACATGTGAAAACGCAGACACATACGAATTCGATTATGTAGATGAAGAAATTTTCATCCTCGATGAAGTACTCGATAAGTTAGAAGTTATCGCAGAAGCATCAACAGAAAGTATTCAGAGTAACGAATACTGGCTTGATATATTGAAAGGTAAAAATGAAGGTGGACGTAATCAGAGTTGTGCTCAACTGACAGGGCACTTATTAAGAAGATTTATTGATCCATACGTAGCATATGAGATTGTAAACATGTGGAACGAACGTAACAATCCACCATTACCACAGAAAGAGCTAGACACAACATTTAACAGTATATTACGTACTGAACAGATAAGACGCAATGAGAATAAAGTCGTTATGAGTAAGGAACCAATCATTCGCTCATGA
- a CDS encoding BRO-N domain-containing protein, giving the protein MNELQVFNNSQFGELQILNHEDKAFFPAIEVASKLGYSNPRDAINKHTKENGVVFYDVIDSMGRKQSKKFISEGNLYRLITKSKLPEAEKFEVWVFDELVPQIRNKGMYITKATATEMINNPEILTMLVEQIAKVSNLQLDYNTQTSNELKEIKQTLTGEYVTPQDITAIKYMVKDKAEKYVDANGTQLTLEDVATTDIYELAQHNKRLKEQRRYDIGKAKSKILVATKKHLGMKGNAPNNHIKRRDVDRAIQFIKDMRNSEIA; this is encoded by the coding sequence ATGAACGAATTACAAGTATTCAATAATTCGCAATTTGGGGAGTTACAAATTTTAAATCACGAAGATAAAGCTTTCTTTCCTGCGATTGAGGTTGCAAGTAAATTAGGATATTCAAATCCACGTGATGCAATCAATAAACACACAAAAGAAAATGGGGTCGTGTTTTACGACGTCATAGATTCGATGGGTAGAAAACAAAGTAAAAAATTTATAAGCGAAGGTAACTTGTACAGATTAATCACTAAATCTAAATTACCCGAAGCTGAAAAATTTGAAGTGTGGGTATTCGATGAACTTGTACCACAAATCAGAAACAAAGGAATGTACATCACTAAAGCGACAGCAACTGAAATGATTAACAATCCTGAAATATTAACGATGTTAGTAGAACAGATTGCAAAAGTGAGTAATTTACAACTTGATTACAATACGCAGACATCGAACGAACTAAAAGAAATCAAACAAACTCTTACAGGAGAATACGTTACTCCACAGGATATTACAGCAATTAAATACATGGTAAAAGATAAAGCTGAAAAATATGTGGATGCAAATGGAACACAACTAACACTAGAAGATGTCGCAACTACAGATATTTACGAATTAGCACAACACAACAAACGTTTAAAAGAACAACGTCGTTATGACATTGGCAAAGCTAAATCAAAAATATTAGTTGCTACTAAGAAGCATCTCGGTATGAAAGGTAATGCACCTAACAATCACATTAAACGACGTGATGTAGATAGAGCAATTCAATTTATTAAAGATATGCGAAATTCAGAAATCGCTTAA
- a CDS encoding helix-turn-helix transcriptional regulator: MKKTIKAWRADLGLTQKQVAEKLGVSEVTYNSWEQDNSMFRVKSVIQLSIIFGCKPDEIIFFANTSKFNLEFEEVS, from the coding sequence ATGAAGAAAACAATAAAAGCGTGGCGTGCCGATTTAGGGTTGACACAGAAACAAGTAGCTGAAAAGCTAGGTGTTTCAGAAGTTACTTATAACTCTTGGGAACAGGATAATTCTATGTTCAGGGTTAAGTCGGTCATTCAACTAAGTATTATTTTTGGTTGCAAACCCGACGAAATTATTTTTTTTGCGAACACATCTAAGTTTAACTTAGAGTTTGAAGAAGTGAGCTAG
- a CDS encoding Ltp family lipoprotein — translation MAKKETYYDANGNPVQVKKKRNPLLIGCGGLLLLLILLGACAAALGGNSNDATKDTKTTTTTTDKKEATTEEKEDNATAQQKAALAKAETYSDMMHMSKKGIYNQLTSEADKFKPEDAQYAVDNLKADYKENALKKAESYQKDQNMSADAILTQLTSEIEGFTQEEAQYAVDNLSK, via the coding sequence ATGGCTAAGAAAGAAACTTATTATGATGCGAATGGTAATCCTGTTCAAGTCAAAAAGAAACGTAACCCACTTTTAATTGGATGTGGAGGGTTGTTGTTATTATTAATTCTTCTTGGAGCATGTGCTGCTGCTTTAGGTGGTAACAGTAATGATGCAACAAAAGATACAAAGACAACAACGACTACGACAGATAAAAAAGAAGCAACAACAGAAGAAAAGGAAGATAATGCAACAGCACAACAGAAAGCAGCATTAGCTAAAGCTGAAACTTATAGCGATATGATGCACATGAGTAAAAAAGGTATCTACAATCAATTAACGTCTGAAGCTGATAAATTTAAGCCTGAAGATGCTCAATACGCAGTAGACAACTTAAAAGCTGATTACAAAGAGAACGCTTTAAAGAAAGCTGAATCATATCAAAAAGACCAAAACATGAGCGCTGATGCTATTCTTACACAGTTAACTTCTGAAATTGAAGGTTTTACTCAAGAAGAAGCGCAATACGCTGTAGATAATTTATCGAAGTAA
- a CDS encoding recombinase family protein — translation MYTALYLRVSTMEQADNNFSLAAQESKLRAYAEAKSLDNIKVFVDPGYSGSNMNRPALTQLLELVKRNQVSNILVYKLDRLSRSQKDTLNIIEDYLLPHDANLISLSESFDTSTSFGRAMIGILSVFAQLERENFKERSRMGMLQRAKEGKISGYGGKIFGYDYINGELIINDYEAMIVKKIYNYYIKGLGVTKIFMQLQKEHPGIIKSSHHIWQILRRRTYTGDFDYMDESYEGIHEAIIDKSIYDQVQVLRNSRNSKQKSDAVYMLTGLTYCKCCGYKMQGTVSASTYKDKHYKRRYYRCNTNKRNKVNNNPFRCATKSIKKDELEHVVISQIKALDIDLKIDDIQTNTIDTKAIDKRLNELEKQSEKLLNLYIEDSISKSILDKKIEEINIEIEALQNVETEDNQTKLQALEIAKEFNFDKATDYEVQNLIHLLVKRIDVDNSSVDIQFIF, via the coding sequence ATGTACACAGCGTTATATCTACGTGTGAGCACGATGGAACAGGCAGATAATAACTTCTCGCTTGCTGCGCAAGAGAGTAAACTACGTGCTTACGCAGAAGCAAAGTCATTAGATAATATTAAAGTGTTCGTTGATCCAGGTTATTCAGGTAGCAATATGAACAGACCTGCGCTCACTCAACTATTGGAATTAGTTAAACGTAATCAAGTATCAAACATCTTAGTCTATAAACTCGATAGACTATCACGTTCTCAAAAGGATACACTTAACATCATTGAAGATTATCTACTACCACACGATGCGAATTTAATCAGCTTATCAGAATCATTCGATACATCTACGTCATTTGGTCGTGCGATGATTGGTATATTATCTGTATTCGCTCAATTAGAACGTGAGAACTTTAAAGAACGCTCTCGCATGGGAATGTTACAACGTGCGAAAGAAGGCAAAATCAGTGGATATGGTGGCAAAATATTCGGGTATGATTATATCAATGGCGAGTTGATTATTAACGATTATGAAGCGATGATTGTTAAGAAGATTTATAACTATTATATTAAAGGGTTAGGTGTAACGAAAATATTCATGCAGCTGCAGAAAGAACACCCTGGTATCATTAAGTCATCACATCATATATGGCAGATATTAAGACGCAGGACGTATACTGGCGATTTTGATTATATGGATGAATCGTATGAGGGTATTCATGAAGCGATTATCGATAAGTCTATCTATGATCAGGTACAAGTATTAAGGAATAGTCGTAATAGTAAACAGAAGTCTGATGCTGTCTACATGCTTACAGGATTAACATACTGCAAATGTTGTGGATATAAAATGCAGGGTACAGTATCAGCATCGACTTATAAAGATAAACATTATAAACGAAGATATTATAGATGTAATACGAATAAACGTAATAAAGTGAATAACAACCCTTTCAGATGTGCAACAAAATCTATTAAAAAAGATGAATTAGAACATGTTGTTATATCGCAAATTAAGGCGCTAGACATTGATTTAAAGATAGATGACATACAAACTAACACAATTGATACTAAAGCCATTGATAAGCGTTTAAATGAGTTAGAAAAACAGTCAGAAAAGTTACTGAATTTATATATTGAAGATAGTATCAGCAAGTCGATACTTGACAAGAAGATAGAAGAAATTAATATAGAAATAGAAGCGTTACAGAATGTTGAAACAGAAGATAATCAAACAAAATTACAAGCATTAGAAATCGCAAAAGAATTTAACTTTGATAAAGCTACAGATTACGAAGTACAGAACCTTATACATCTGCTTGTTAAACGTATAGATGTTGATAATTCAAGCGTGGACATCCAATTCATTTTTTAG
- a CDS encoding AAA family ATPase, whose amino-acid sequence MALKKAKRQKIKIPILLTGPSGSGKTLSALMIAIGIVEKMYPDLSKEEQWEKVAIIDTEHERSLLYADNTIAETKIGEFLHYDLQAPFTVERYEQAFKECKDAGVEVVIVDSITHAWSGLGGILDVQQDYGGRFQDWRKVKPLEEQFLKLLVESGIHTIATGRTKQDYAMQADELGKMEVVKLGLKTEQKDSLEYEFAVVLRLDMKNVATATKDNSNLFKEPFRINKETGHDLYNWAEVGVDKAEEEEKERLAMLDEMHELVYEDEGKQKYLSELEEKAKMSYEEFPKNFLEKAIKLVANYTPENNG is encoded by the coding sequence ATGGCATTAAAAAAAGCAAAACGTCAAAAAATAAAGATACCCATACTCTTAACAGGACCATCAGGAAGTGGGAAAACCTTATCTGCATTAATGATTGCGATTGGGATAGTTGAAAAGATGTATCCCGATTTATCTAAAGAAGAACAATGGGAAAAGGTAGCGATTATAGATACTGAACATGAACGTTCATTATTATACGCAGACAATACTATTGCAGAAACGAAAATCGGCGAGTTTCTACATTATGATCTACAAGCACCTTTTACAGTAGAACGATACGAACAAGCATTTAAAGAATGTAAGGATGCAGGCGTTGAAGTTGTGATTGTAGATAGTATCACTCACGCATGGAGTGGTCTAGGTGGAATCCTCGATGTCCAACAAGATTATGGAGGGAGGTTTCAAGATTGGAGAAAGGTCAAACCTTTAGAAGAACAATTTCTAAAACTTTTAGTTGAAAGTGGTATACACACAATCGCAACAGGTAGGACTAAACAAGATTATGCCATGCAGGCAGACGAGTTAGGAAAAATGGAAGTTGTGAAATTAGGACTTAAGACGGAACAAAAAGATTCATTAGAATATGAATTCGCAGTCGTTCTAAGACTAGACATGAAGAACGTAGCGACAGCCACAAAAGATAACAGTAACTTATTTAAAGAACCTTTCCGTATCAACAAAGAAACAGGGCACGATTTATACAATTGGGCTGAAGTTGGTGTAGATAAAGCGGAAGAAGAAGAAAAAGAACGTTTAGCAATGCTGGATGAAATGCATGAGCTTGTTTATGAAGATGAAGGTAAACAAAAATATTTATCAGAATTGGAAGAAAAAGCAAAAATGAGTTATGAAGAATTTCCTAAAAACTTCCTAGAAAAGGCAATTAAATTAGTAGCTAACTACACCCCTGAAAATAACGGTTGA
- a CDS encoding DNA primase family protein has protein sequence MGVDFDLMDALRASNEKEENEPVTSLDVARNRKEFYKENKNGTKSLIHQNFAVHMINKHHIITLDDQLHIYQEGVYNSNEQIIKQLMIRELPELKQVQIREVLEYIRLTAPEMEHASPFFIACKNGIYDFNKKELLPFNPSIVTTSKINAIYDENAQCETIDKAFITIADEDFQIVQLFLEITAYMIYKQNFLDKAFLLVGHGGNGKSTLMNMWSSFIGEENVSAISLTGLSERFNVAELHHKLLNAGDDIPLQTIKDASNFKKLATGERIMAERKGQDPFTFRNYSKLIFSANDVPRWFENNNGIFDRIVIVPLNANLRNSPNRDPFLEQKITTEEARSYLFKLAIDNLDKLMKKRKFTIPDVSKQRMEEFKVDNNPILTFIAESVIHQKTTQEVYDEYRDWCESEGFRFPLTKRQFTTELKNNGFEVYVTTDAQSRKRVRKFKGKEG, from the coding sequence TTGGGTGTAGATTTTGATTTAATGGATGCACTAAGGGCATCTAACGAGAAAGAAGAGAACGAACCAGTAACGTCTTTAGACGTTGCCAGGAACAGAAAAGAATTCTACAAAGAAAATAAAAATGGAACGAAGTCACTTATACATCAGAATTTCGCAGTACACATGATAAATAAACACCACATCATCACGTTAGATGACCAACTGCATATTTATCAAGAAGGCGTATATAACTCGAACGAACAGATAATAAAGCAACTGATGATAAGAGAATTACCAGAATTAAAACAGGTACAGATACGTGAAGTGCTCGAGTACATCAGACTTACAGCGCCCGAAATGGAACACGCATCTCCATTTTTTATCGCTTGTAAGAATGGTATTTACGATTTTAATAAGAAAGAGTTACTACCTTTCAATCCATCGATTGTCACAACTTCAAAGATAAATGCGATTTATGACGAAAACGCACAATGCGAAACGATTGATAAAGCATTCATCACAATCGCAGATGAAGATTTTCAAATCGTGCAGTTATTTTTAGAGATTACAGCGTACATGATCTATAAGCAAAATTTCTTAGATAAAGCATTTCTCTTAGTCGGTCATGGCGGTAACGGTAAATCGACACTGATGAATATGTGGTCATCATTTATAGGAGAAGAGAACGTATCAGCAATTAGTCTTACAGGATTAAGTGAACGTTTCAACGTTGCAGAACTTCATCACAAGTTACTCAACGCTGGAGATGATATACCTCTTCAGACGATTAAGGACGCTTCAAACTTCAAGAAGCTAGCAACAGGGGAGCGCATTATGGCAGAACGAAAAGGACAAGACCCTTTCACATTTCGTAACTACAGTAAGTTAATTTTTAGTGCGAATGACGTGCCTCGATGGTTTGAGAATAACAACGGTATCTTTGACAGAATTGTCATCGTGCCTTTAAATGCGAATTTACGTAACAGTCCAAATCGTGACCCATTTTTAGAACAGAAGATTACGACAGAAGAAGCACGATCATATCTGTTTAAGTTAGCAATAGACAACCTAGATAAACTAATGAAGAAACGCAAGTTTACGATACCTGACGTGTCAAAGCAACGTATGGAAGAGTTTAAGGTGGATAATAATCCGATACTTACATTTATCGCTGAATCAGTTATTCATCAGAAGACGACACAGGAAGTATATGACGAGTATCGCGATTGGTGCGAGAGTGAGGGATTTAGATTCCCTCTCACAAAACGTCAATTTACTACAGAACTAAAAAATAACGGTTTTGAAGTATATGTAACGACTGATGCGCAATCAAGAAAACGTGTCAGAAAGTTTAAAGGAAAAGAAGGCTGA
- a CDS encoding MazG-like family protein has translation MNTTELIKQWAIDRNLHTADPNKQFDKLIEEYGELVNGLNKGNKEIIVDSIGDMYVVLTIMMQQINGYMDTALRLSNYYDGTATTLDYVERLYYLGKTLKEFTDGNTDLFSAVQTMVTEVIELLKETSKENDVSFDECIDAAYNEIKDRKGKMIDGVFVKESDLID, from the coding sequence ATGAACACAACAGAACTTATTAAACAATGGGCGATTGACCGTAATTTGCACACAGCAGACCCGAACAAACAATTTGATAAATTGATTGAAGAGTATGGTGAACTTGTAAATGGTCTGAATAAAGGCAACAAAGAAATTATCGTAGATAGCATTGGTGATATGTACGTCGTCTTAACAATCATGATGCAACAGATTAATGGTTATATGGATACTGCTCTTAGACTTTCGAATTATTACGATGGGACAGCGACTACTTTAGATTATGTTGAAAGATTGTATTACTTAGGCAAGACATTAAAAGAATTTACTGACGGTAACACAGATTTGTTTTCTGCTGTTCAAACAATGGTTACCGAAGTGATCGAGTTATTAAAAGAAACATCAAAAGAAAACGACGTATCTTTCGATGAATGTATCGATGCAGCATACAACGAGATAAAGGATAGAAAAGGAAAGATGATTGATGGCGTATTTGTAAAAGAGAGTGATTTAATTGACTGA
- a CDS encoding XRE family transcriptional regulator, translated as MSFATTIKRIRLEKKMNKTQFAKLLGVSDAMIHHWEKGTNEPRMGRIQNISEILNVPLSELLDFENEVQSIELSTEETDIDYFGKVSAGNFENVSIDEGTLKVPSSIFRSYKPEECIGLQVNGDSMNKVLANGSYIVVVDYRRTANYTLNTNDILVLRVGNEYTVKRVRKTETKIHLDPVSFSDEFKTNTFDIDSEDTIEVVGKVIYNYQIFD; from the coding sequence ATGAGTTTCGCTACAACTATCAAAAGAATACGATTAGAGAAAAAGATGAATAAAACGCAGTTTGCTAAATTACTAGGCGTGAGCGATGCAATGATTCATCATTGGGAAAAAGGTACAAATGAACCTAGAATGGGCAGAATTCAAAATATTTCTGAAATACTTAATGTACCACTAAGTGAATTATTAGATTTCGAGAACGAAGTTCAAAGTATTGAATTATCAACTGAAGAGACTGACATCGACTATTTCGGGAAAGTATCTGCTGGTAATTTCGAGAATGTTTCTATTGATGAAGGAACATTGAAAGTGCCATCTTCAATATTTAGGAGTTATAAGCCTGAAGAATGCATAGGTCTTCAAGTTAATGGCGATTCGATGAATAAAGTTTTGGCAAATGGCAGTTATATAGTAGTAGTAGATTATAGAAGAACTGCTAACTATACTTTAAATACGAACGATATTTTAGTTTTGCGAGTTGGTAATGAATATACAGTGAAGCGCGTGAGAAAAACAGAAACTAAAATCCATTTAGACCCTGTATCGTTTTCAGATGAATTTAAAACAAACACATTCGACATCGACTCAGAAGACACGATTGAAGTTGTAGGAAAAGTGATATATAACTATCAGATATTCGATTGA
- a CDS encoding helicase-related protein, with protein sequence MSQQASMKLNSNLLETVSSKLILKPTQAEVIKEANKNVLYALGTSSGKTLISLHHYMKHNEGEPLLIVAPPVKILEGGWDREIKFVEERYDITIDYVTLSYGKLRQKDVWQEYKNMYVIFDECQAIKNPTSNTGKFARKLIDHSTGWCMLSATPMSNGWGDSMNYFIINGYVKNKTQFERDYAIKEMKRKGNGQQYPVITGYIKQDVLKQWFNSFTVERPTDYFHDLPEIQFEQVHLPMSKTYKTVMKDRVLKTKDDKGNEEIILFDTQPKLQAGLRYHTNQAKKLEWLEMLLDGTDENVLVFYHFTKEKDDIKALAEKLGKTIFEVSGQEKSIPDHETWDDLKNSITIVQYQAGGSGIELQYNSLCVIYTPTYSYQDYVQALGRAQRVGMKKRLTVYQLKTKGTVEMNVYQALEDKKDFTEQLFNEFIEGET encoded by the coding sequence TTGTCGCAACAAGCGTCGATGAAGTTGAATTCGAACTTACTCGAAACGGTATCATCAAAACTCATTCTTAAGCCAACGCAAGCAGAAGTGATTAAAGAAGCGAATAAGAACGTACTTTATGCATTAGGCACTTCAAGTGGTAAAACATTAATCAGTTTACATCATTACATGAAGCACAACGAAGGAGAGCCACTTCTTATCGTAGCACCCCCAGTCAAGATTTTAGAGGGTGGTTGGGATAGAGAAATTAAATTTGTTGAAGAAAGATATGACATAACAATAGATTACGTCACGTTAAGTTATGGCAAGTTACGACAAAAAGACGTATGGCAGGAGTACAAGAACATGTACGTCATATTCGATGAATGCCAGGCGATTAAAAATCCTACAAGTAATACAGGTAAATTCGCAAGAAAGCTCATTGATCATAGTACAGGTTGGTGCATGTTAAGTGCCACACCAATGTCAAATGGTTGGGGAGATAGCATGAACTACTTCATCATCAATGGTTACGTTAAAAATAAAACGCAGTTTGAACGTGATTACGCTATTAAAGAAATGAAGCGTAAAGGAAACGGACAGCAATATCCGGTAATAACAGGATATATCAAACAGGACGTATTAAAGCAGTGGTTCAACTCGTTCACTGTAGAACGACCGACAGACTATTTTCATGATTTACCAGAAATACAGTTTGAACAGGTCCATCTACCAATGAGTAAAACGTATAAGACTGTAATGAAAGATAGAGTGTTAAAAACTAAAGATGATAAAGGTAACGAAGAAATCATACTATTTGATACGCAACCAAAACTACAAGCAGGACTTAGGTATCACACCAATCAAGCTAAAAAGTTAGAGTGGCTTGAAATGTTACTTGATGGAACAGATGAGAATGTACTTGTGTTCTACCACTTTACAAAAGAGAAAGACGATATAAAGGCGCTAGCTGAAAAGTTAGGTAAGACCATCTTTGAAGTGAGTGGACAGGAGAAGTCAATACCTGATCACGAAACGTGGGATGACTTAAAAAACAGTATTACCATCGTGCAGTATCAAGCAGGAGGTTCAGGAATTGAACTTCAATACAACTCACTATGTGTGATTTATACGCCAACGTATTCGTACCAGGATTACGTACAGGCGCTAGGACGCGCGCAGCGTGTAGGTATGAAGAAACGCTTAACAGTGTACCAACTGAAAACAAAAGGCACGGTTGAGATGAATGTGTACCAGGCTTTAGAAGATAAGAAAGATTTCACTGAACAACTATTTAATGAATTTATTGAGGGGGAGACGTAA